The following are encoded in a window of Congzhengia minquanensis genomic DNA:
- a CDS encoding DUF2953 domain-containing protein — protein MGVVFLILLLLFMPMRFGIRYEKTAALEKIHVYVSVFGILIRIPIHNKEERGTKNTDKDKGKLLERSGQELTFASFKEHVDAFGEVFEVSKNELKNMLSFARKHLSCKEVDFNIRFGLDDAAKTGIATGAVWTSGTFLLKLIDTLIGIKKIKMNVYPDFNEKKFEIYLKTILIMQPIHFIMIVNQIHDTIKYIKTKIN, from the coding sequence TTGGGTGTTGTTTTTCTTATTCTGCTGCTTTTGTTTATGCCCATGCGGTTTGGCATTCGTTATGAAAAAACAGCGGCTTTAGAGAAAATTCATGTTTATGTCAGTGTTTTTGGTATTTTAATCCGAATTCCGATTCATAATAAAGAAGAACGCGGCACAAAGAATACGGACAAGGACAAAGGTAAATTGCTGGAGCGTTCCGGACAGGAGCTTACGTTTGCATCTTTTAAAGAGCATGTTGACGCCTTTGGCGAAGTGTTTGAAGTATCAAAAAACGAACTGAAAAACATGCTTTCCTTTGCGCGGAAGCACTTAAGCTGCAAAGAGGTTGACTTTAACATCCGCTTTGGGCTGGACGATGCGGCAAAAACTGGGATTGCCACCGGCGCTGTGTGGACTTCGGGAACCTTTTTGTTAAAGTTAATTGACACGTTAATCGGCATAAAAAAAATTAAAATGAACGTGTATCCCGATTTTAACGAAAAAAAATTTGAGATTTATTTGAAAACCATCTTGATTATGCAGCCCATTCATTTTATAATGATAGTAAATCAGATTCATGATACAATCAAATATATTAAAACAAAAATAAATTAA
- a CDS encoding ATP-dependent Clp protease ATP-binding subunit, which produces MINMLCVRCKKNPAMLFVNRLDPATNKQTNEGYCLNCARELNIGPVDEILKNMGITPEQFDEINNGMNEIITSMGEYEPAGEEDGFDADNSPLAMMNGLSNFFGKMGSNEPARHESPKTVKTAKRPPKKEKRILDSFGTNLTAKAEDQLIDRIIGRNQEIDRVIQILNRRSKNNPILLGEPGVGKTAIAEGLAVRISERRVPAKLFDKEVYLLDFTAIVAGTQFRGQFEARLKKILEEAKRLGNIILVIDEIHNIVGAGDAEGAMSAANILKPSLARGDIQILGATTLDEYRKHIEKDSALERRFQPVIVDEPSVSDTIEILKGIKDYFEKYHRVTISDEVISQAVYLSERYITDRFLPDKAIDVIDEAGSKANLFNMKLIELKKLTDELKRIQEEKDTAVSSDSTEDYKKAAELKAAECALIAKIDELNNSGIDTPITVENIAEVIEDWTKIPVKNLTESESAKLLDLENRIKKYVVGQDHAVDTVCEAIRRNRAHLTKARRPVSFIFAGPTGVGKTELAKTLARVMFNSEDAMIRIDMSEYMEKHTVSKLIGAPPGYVGYDDAGQLTEKVRRKPYSIILLDEIEKAHADVFNILLQILDDGRVADSHGRIVNFENTVIIMTSNAGSESKISTYGFNKTEDDSNSARTKAALKEIFRPEFLNRVDDIITFHALSRENLERIVELMVFELAGELFKKDIILELTPEAKSLVLKKGYEPKFGARPLRRTIEKYIQNPIASLVIRGEAKKHCKILVDADQNNFNVKCENLI; this is translated from the coding sequence ATGATAAATATGTTGTGTGTAAGATGCAAAAAAAATCCGGCCATGCTTTTTGTAAACCGGCTCGACCCTGCCACAAACAAGCAGACCAATGAAGGGTACTGCTTAAACTGCGCGCGGGAACTGAATATCGGCCCGGTGGACGAGATTTTGAAAAACATGGGCATCACGCCGGAACAGTTTGATGAAATAAATAATGGTATGAACGAAATCATCACTTCCATGGGTGAATATGAGCCTGCGGGTGAAGAGGACGGGTTTGACGCAGATAATTCTCCATTGGCAATGATGAACGGCCTGAGTAATTTTTTTGGTAAAATGGGTTCAAATGAACCTGCCCGTCACGAAAGCCCAAAAACGGTGAAGACGGCGAAACGCCCGCCCAAAAAGGAAAAACGTATCTTAGACAGCTTTGGCACAAACCTGACGGCAAAGGCCGAAGACCAGCTAATTGACCGGATTATTGGCAGAAATCAAGAGATTGACCGGGTAATTCAGATTTTAAACAGACGGTCGAAAAATAACCCTATTTTGTTGGGCGAGCCCGGTGTGGGGAAAACTGCCATTGCAGAGGGACTTGCCGTGCGGATTAGCGAACGACGCGTTCCAGCCAAGCTGTTTGACAAAGAGGTTTATCTGCTGGACTTTACAGCCATTGTTGCAGGAACACAGTTCCGCGGACAGTTTGAGGCGCGTTTGAAAAAGATTTTAGAAGAGGCCAAACGGCTGGGCAATATTATTTTGGTAATTGACGAAATTCATAACATAGTCGGCGCAGGCGATGCAGAGGGAGCCATGAGCGCGGCAAACATTTTAAAACCATCTTTAGCCAGGGGCGATATCCAAATTTTAGGCGCCACAACGCTGGATGAATACCGAAAGCACATTGAAAAGGACTCGGCCTTAGAGCGACGTTTTCAACCGGTTATTGTGGATGAGCCGAGTGTTTCCGATACCATAGAGATTTTAAAGGGTATTAAGGACTATTTTGAAAAATATCACAGAGTGACAATTTCAGACGAAGTTATCAGCCAGGCGGTGTATCTGTCAGAACGCTACATTACAGACCGGTTTCTGCCGGACAAGGCAATCGACGTGATTGACGAAGCAGGTTCTAAGGCAAATCTTTTCAACATGAAGCTGATTGAGCTGAAAAAGCTGACGGACGAGCTGAAACGCATTCAGGAGGAAAAAGATACTGCCGTTTCCAGCGACTCCACGGAGGACTATAAAAAAGCGGCGGAATTAAAGGCAGCGGAATGTGCGTTAATTGCCAAAATCGACGAACTGAACAATTCCGGCATTGACACGCCGATTACCGTTGAAAACATTGCCGAGGTTATTGAAGACTGGACAAAAATCCCCGTTAAAAACCTAACGGAATCGGAAAGTGCAAAGCTTTTGGATTTGGAAAACAGAATTAAAAAGTATGTAGTGGGGCAAGACCATGCAGTTGACACTGTTTGCGAAGCAATTCGCAGAAACCGTGCCCACTTAACAAAGGCCCGCCGGCCGGTTAGCTTTATCTTTGCAGGCCCCACTGGCGTGGGAAAAACAGAACTTGCAAAAACGTTGGCCCGCGTTATGTTTAACAGCGAAGACGCGATGATTCGCATTGACATGTCAGAATACATGGAAAAGCACACCGTTTCGAAGCTAATTGGCGCGCCTCCGGGATATGTGGGATATGACGACGCAGGACAGCTGACGGAAAAGGTCCGCAGAAAACCTTATTCCATTATTCTGTTAGATGAAATTGAAAAAGCACATGCAGACGTGTTTAACATCCTATTGCAAATTTTAGATGACGGCAGGGTGGCAGACAGCCATGGCAGAATTGTGAACTTTGAAAATACGGTTATTATCATGACGTCTAACGCCGGGTCTGAGTCGAAAATTTCTACCTATGGTTTTAACAAAACGGAGGACGATTCAAATTCCGCCCGGACAAAGGCGGCACTGAAAGAAATTTTCCGTCCTGAGTTTTTAAATCGTGTTGACGATATCATCACGTTCCACGCACTGAGCAGGGAGAACCTGGAAAGAATTGTGGAACTGATGGTGTTTGAACTTGCAGGTGAGCTGTTTAAAAAGGATATTATTTTAGAGCTGACGCCGGAGGCAAAAAGCCTAGTGCTTAAAAAAGGTTATGAACCAAAATTTGGCGCACGGCCCTTAAGAAGAACCATTGAAAAATATATTCAAAATCCCATTGCGTCATTGGTTATTCGGGGCGAAGCAAAAAAACACTGCAAAATTTTAGTTGATGCAGATCAAAATAATTTTAATGTAAAATGTGAAAATTTAATCTAA
- a CDS encoding site-2 protease family protein, protein MFRQLMYSGFSFQSIIYVLILAVVVLLALSIHETAHGFAAYKLGDPTAKYDGRLSLNPLKHIDPIGALSLFFFGFGWAKPVMINPNYFKNLKRDTALTALAGPVSNILLAFVGMLFWVHLVPVLHNAYFTMFIRMFILLNVNLAVFNLLPIPPLDGSKIFLTLLPQKIYYEIMRYERFGFLILIIALYLGVLDPFLYFCNNAITSGLQFLAGGGF, encoded by the coding sequence TTGTTTAGACAATTAATGTATTCTGGTTTTAGTTTTCAAAGCATTATTTATGTGCTGATACTAGCTGTGGTTGTGCTGTTGGCTCTTAGCATTCATGAAACGGCTCACGGGTTTGCAGCCTATAAGCTTGGCGACCCTACCGCCAAGTATGACGGCCGGCTTTCGTTAAACCCTTTAAAGCACATTGACCCCATTGGCGCTCTGAGCCTATTCTTTTTTGGATTTGGCTGGGCAAAACCTGTTATGATTAACCCCAATTACTTTAAAAATTTAAAGCGTGACACCGCTCTTACAGCCCTTGCCGGTCCGGTTTCTAATATATTACTGGCGTTTGTGGGCATGCTTTTTTGGGTGCATCTGGTTCCGGTTTTGCACAACGCCTATTTTACCATGTTTATCCGTATGTTTATTTTGCTGAATGTCAATCTTGCAGTGTTTAATTTGCTGCCGATTCCGCCTTTGGACGGTTCAAAAATATTTTTAACGCTTCTGCCACAGAAAATTTATTATGAAATTATGCGTTATGAACGTTTTGGATTTTTGATTTTGATTATCGCACTTTATCTGGGCGTTCTTGACCCGTTTTTATATTTTTGCAACAATGCAATTACCAGCGGGCTTCAGTTTCTGGCCGGAGGTGGCTTTTAA
- the scpB gene encoding SMC-Scp complex subunit ScpB, which yields MNISSVLESLLFVSGDGVTISQLAEILELSADDVLGQIAELKTFYETNRRGITVVQYDEYVQLKTVEENFGYVNRLAESKKKLPLSPAALEVLSIVAYHQPVTRSSIEFIRGVNSDGPMGKLLERGLIEENGRLDAPGRPILYVTTKEFLRSFGIRSLADLPDTETLEEAVSQPQQEDLEETAQ from the coding sequence ATGAATATTAGTTCGGTTTTGGAAAGCCTGCTGTTTGTTTCGGGCGATGGTGTTACCATCTCTCAGCTTGCCGAAATTCTGGAGCTTTCAGCAGATGATGTTTTGGGGCAGATTGCAGAGCTAAAAACATTTTATGAAACGAACCGGCGGGGTATTACCGTGGTGCAGTATGATGAATATGTGCAGCTGAAAACCGTTGAAGAAAATTTTGGGTATGTAAACAGACTTGCAGAATCGAAAAAAAAGCTTCCCCTGTCCCCTGCCGCTTTGGAGGTGCTGTCCATTGTGGCCTATCACCAGCCAGTTACTCGGTCAAGCATTGAATTTATTCGGGGAGTAAATTCCGACGGTCCCATGGGAAAGCTGTTGGAGCGCGGGCTGATTGAGGAAAACGGCAGGCTTGACGCGCCTGGCAGGCCGATTTTATATGTCACCACAAAAGAGTTTTTGCGGAGTTTCGGGATTCGTTCTCTTGCCGACCTGCCAGACACAGAAACGCTGGAGGAAGCTGTTTCTCAGCCTCAGCAGGAGGATTTGGAAGAAACGGCACAATAA
- the ytfJ gene encoding GerW family sporulation protein: MSEHPINGLMQTAMQSIKDMVDVNTIVGEPVESKDGTVIIPISKVSFGFGAGGSDFGQKNVGNSDANFGGGSGGGASIEPVAFMVVGQEQIKLMPIEKNTSPVEDIIDSVPTLLDKVIKAIKKKKDKPEKTEVKAADSAEEVETV, from the coding sequence ATGTCAGAACATCCGATAAACGGACTGATGCAAACAGCAATGCAAAGTATTAAAGATATGGTAGACGTAAACACAATTGTGGGAGAACCGGTTGAGTCGAAAGACGGAACGGTTATTATTCCAATTTCCAAAGTTTCCTTTGGCTTTGGCGCAGGCGGTTCGGATTTCGGTCAGAAAAATGTTGGAAATTCCGACGCAAATTTCGGCGGCGGTTCCGGTGGCGGCGCTTCTATAGAGCCTGTTGCGTTTATGGTAGTGGGACAGGAGCAAATTAAGCTGATGCCCATTGAAAAGAACACCTCGCCGGTGGAAGACATTATTGACAGTGTTCCCACCTTGCTGGATAAAGTAATTAAGGCGATTAAAAAGAAAAAGGACAAGCCGGAAAAAACAGAAGTGAAAGCCGCCGACAGCGCGGAAGAGGTTGAAACGGTTTAA
- the sigG gene encoding RNA polymerase sporulation sigma factor SigG, which translates to MTNKVEICGVNTANLPLLSNKEKMELFEKIKTGDMAARDKFIGGNLRLVLSVIQRFNNRGENVDDLFQIGCIGLIKAVDNFDTSHNVKFSTYAVPMIIGELRRYLRDNTPIRVSRSLRDIAYKTLKAKEEYINLHSKEPTVEELAKIIEIPKEDIVFALEAIQDPVSLFEPAYNDGTDTLFVMDQVKDEKNSDEMWLEEIALKEAMTHLSDREKHIVNLRFFSGRTQMEVADEIGISQAQVSRLEKGALERMKKYI; encoded by the coding sequence ATGACGAACAAAGTGGAAATATGTGGAGTTAACACGGCTAATTTGCCGCTTCTGTCTAATAAAGAAAAGATGGAGCTTTTTGAAAAAATTAAAACAGGTGATATGGCGGCCAGGGACAAGTTCATCGGCGGAAATTTAAGGCTTGTTTTAAGCGTAATTCAGCGCTTTAACAACCGGGGTGAAAATGTGGACGACCTTTTTCAAATTGGGTGTATCGGCCTGATTAAGGCCGTTGATAATTTTGATACGTCACATAACGTAAAGTTTTCAACCTATGCGGTGCCCATGATTATCGGCGAGCTGCGCCGCTATCTGCGGGACAACACTCCAATTCGGGTAAGCCGGTCGCTGCGGGACATTGCATATAAAACTTTAAAGGCAAAGGAAGAATATATTAATCTTCATTCCAAAGAACCCACCGTTGAGGAGCTTGCAAAAATCATAGAAATTCCCAAAGAGGACATTGTGTTTGCCTTAGAGGCAATTCAAGACCCGGTTTCGCTGTTTGAGCCTGCCTATAACGACGGCACAGACACGCTGTTTGTTATGGATCAGGTAAAAGACGAAAAAAATTCCGACGAAATGTGGCTGGAGGAGATTGCATTAAAAGAAGCCATGACACACCTTTCCGACAGGGAAAAACACATTGTGAACCTGCGCTTTTTCTCCGGCAGGACACAGATGGAGGTTGCCGATGAAATCGGCATTTCCCAGGCCCAGGTGTCGCGCCTTGAAAAAGGCGCCTTAGAACGCATGAAAAAATATATCTAA
- the remB gene encoding extracellular matrix regulator RemB, giving the protein MFLHLGGDTVVALKDVIAIFDLDITSISKITREFLHVAEEEGFVINVSEDLPKSYVLAETNRESRVYVSPISAATLLKRAGSFTVNF; this is encoded by the coding sequence ATGTTTTTGCATCTTGGCGGCGATACGGTAGTTGCGCTAAAAGACGTAATCGCCATTTTTGACTTAGACATTACCAGTATATCCAAAATTACCAGAGAGTTTTTACACGTCGCAGAGGAGGAAGGGTTTGTGATAAACGTTTCCGAAGATTTGCCGAAATCCTATGTCTTAGCCGAAACAAACAGAGAAAGCAGGGTTTATGTTTCCCCTATTTCCGCAGCAACGCTTTTGAAGCGCGCAGGCAGTTTTACAGTGAATTTTTAG
- a CDS encoding segregation and condensation protein A → MEELYETDRHAVKLSVFEGPLELLLHLLKKNKVSIYEIPIVEITKQYFEYMETCKEFDIEYSSEFIVMAAELLYIKSKMLLPKREEAEEEDPRADLAKRLLEYQKMKLISELLKTKEFSDFHNFYKRPEPLPKLAPDYSDQRFDIDRLWQAFLTVLDKKERKEPPSKTAFGGIVGRETVSVKSRADFIQERLKRKKRVPFASLFNGIDSRPAVIATFLALLEMIKLEIIQANGIGGELYIEQLKEGDIVDEY, encoded by the coding sequence ATGGAGGAATTATATGAAACAGACAGGCACGCGGTGAAGCTGTCTGTTTTTGAAGGGCCGTTAGAGCTTTTGCTGCACCTTCTGAAAAAAAACAAGGTCAGCATTTATGAGATACCCATTGTAGAAATTACGAAGCAATATTTTGAATATATGGAAACCTGCAAGGAATTTGATATTGAATATTCCAGTGAATTTATTGTTATGGCGGCAGAACTTTTATACATAAAATCGAAAATGCTGCTGCCCAAACGTGAGGAAGCAGAGGAAGAAGACCCCAGGGCCGATTTGGCCAAACGGCTTTTAGAATATCAGAAAATGAAACTCATTTCTGAACTTTTAAAGACAAAAGAATTTTCCGATTTTCACAACTTTTATAAACGCCCGGAACCCCTGCCAAAACTTGCGCCGGACTATTCTGACCAACGGTTTGACATTGACAGGCTTTGGCAGGCATTTCTAACGGTTTTGGACAAAAAAGAACGGAAAGAGCCGCCTTCTAAAACGGCATTCGGCGGCATTGTCGGCCGTGAAACGGTTTCGGTAAAATCGAGGGCAGATTTTATTCAGGAACGGTTAAAACGCAAAAAACGGGTTCCGTTCGCTTCCCTTTTTAACGGCATTGATTCGCGTCCGGCTGTCATTGCAACCTTTTTAGCGCTTTTGGAAATGATTAAGCTGGAAATTATTCAGGCCAACGGCATTGGCGGCGAACTTTACATTGAACAGCTCAAGGAGGGTGACATTGTAGATGAATATTAG